CTgtacgtggcgtggcgtggcgactCGGTGGTCTCGTACCGGTGAGAGCTCTTTGATGGATTCCGTGCTGGACTCGTGGTGCAGTATGTCTGCAAAAGAACACAAACCCCGTTACCACGTCGCCGTAGTGCTCTTCTCGTAAGCTAGAGGCGTCTCTACTCACTCGGACACGGTGTTTTGTTCGATGGTATTCGAAAGGTGGGAGCGTTCGAGAATTCGTTGATCGGGCTGCTACTGTCCGACTCGGAGTAGTTGCTTGGTCCAAAGTTTCGTTGACCCATCCGGCGCAAGGCACCGTCGTCCCACTTGGTGGCAATGGATTTCGTTGAACTGGGCAGGTTTAATGGCGTCTCATCTGTAGAAGATCGAAAAGGTCCATCGTAAAGCTTATTCTCTTATTCATCCTCTCATCGCTTAGCCATACGATACCTGTGTTGTAGAACTGTTGCTTGTGCCAGCTAGACTTTCCCTTGATATGTCCCGGCATATGCCCGGTGCTCTCCAGCAACGGATACGCGGTAGCATTCAGCTCACACTCCGGATGACCAAACGTACGGAATTGTAACGAATAGTCAATGTTGGAAGGGTTCAAATTACGTGGCTCTTTGCATAACCGGCCAGTACTCGCATTAAACGTGGCATACGGAGAGATTTCGTACATTTCAGAGTTTTCGTCCTTATTGTTGATCACCTTGACCGGCGATGCGCTATACACCTGCTGATTGCGTATGTTTTCCGACTGTTCTTTCAAGCTGAGGTCCGCGGAGAGAGTTTGCGTGCTGTAACGATCCGCGTTGCTCGTGAAGCACAGGATACCACGATACTTGGCCACAACGACCCTAGCGGTTAGAGGAGAAGAAACGACTTTTAGTAACATGATAGCGTTCGGCGGCCATCAGCTATCATCCTTACAGGCATAGCACAACCACGATGATCGTCACAATCATAATAGTAGACTGGAGCCATTGGAATTCTTCCTGTTGCAGCAGATCCGTATCGTTGCTTTCCTCCTCCATCGCTTTGTACTCAGGCGGGGGCACCCTTTCGCCGGTTTGCGTTAGCGTCGCAAAGTTGTATTGGGCCATCGTTTTCCCCGCATCGTTGTTCGAGGTGATCTTCAGCTCATACCAGGTACCAGGTACGAAATCGCAGAACGAGATGCTGCCATTCGAGTGTTGATCGGTGCCGGACAGATCGGACGATACTATCGTCCAGAAGGGTGTATGCAGTCGTCGATACTCGATGGCAAAGTGCGATATTGGACACCCACCGTTCAGCCAGTAGGTGAGAAATAGGTTCAGGCAGGTGGAGTTAGTGCTGAACAGCTCTCGTTCTTCCGGAATTTGTGGTGctggaatgaaacgaaagcacCAGAAGATGATTGAAACTAAACAATTCTAAAGTGTTTTCCAGTACATGTATTGTGTAACGATTGTCAGCCGAATAAAATGTTAATGATGATTCAACAATAATCTGCCCCATTGGCCCCGTTtaattataaaaattgttgcaTTGTAGCTAGACAACTTAAAACAATTAAGTTACAGGCTCGAAATGTACTGTTTGGGCAATTTAAACGGTACTGGCATCGAAACAAGGTCTCAAATGTAATTGTATTTGCAAAACAGCTGCACTGCTGAAGTGCTCGGCAAATATTTAATCTAACCTGCCTGATATTATGTTAATCATGTGCTCCTACAGTTAAACGATTGTCCTTGGAGTGAAAAGGATATTGGAAAACCGATCGACTGTCTGTTCCGCTTTTAAGCCCATTTTTAATAACATCCAGATCCAATAACACataacatcgatcgattgaatcaCGCTCGACCAGACCGTAATTATAATCTTTCCATTAACATCACAAACATGTTGGTTTGGCGCTTGATGCGGGGTAAAGGTTAACGGGGCAGGGTGGACAAGAGTCAAAGTGCAAACATCATTTCGAACCATTCGCTTTTATTGGTTCAAGTAAACAGTCATTACACTGTGACCGGCATTGGACTGTATGTGGAGTGTGCTACACATAACTGCTGACATTTGATTTGATCATTTGAAGTTGTAAACGATGAAGGAGTGTCACAAATAAGTGACGCCAGCGATCACAaatagagggcgctgccggcgGATGAAGTGACACTCGGTCCGGGCTGTGTTCGGGTGAactaagcacacctggatcgaGTGTTCACTCAGGGGGTCAAAGTCCGCGGACGGGCAACGGCCGCACGATCATCCGCCGGCAGAAGGATTGCAGGGACCAGTACAGAAGAAACGCGCGAAGTACACACTAATCGTTACTTCGGAGATTTGTGCGATTTaagattgaattttgaaaagttgaataaagttgcacatttgcaacaaGGAGAAATTCTAAATTTGTTTGAGCAATGGGTGAGTGCATATTTGCTCGCAGTGCCATACCATGCTTAAATATTGACGCAACTCTGACGTCCTGCGACTCTGCCTACCGCCGCAGCTTTATCTAATATCCAATTAGAATTCACTCATCagttgcttctgcttcactGAACAGCTTGGATGTTGGGaatttgcttttcgctttaatgaatttttacttaattttcaaaacaaataattgATGAAGGTATGTTTTGTATAACAACATTTGAGGTAATTAGTTAGCTACTAGCATCAATTAATTATGTGTGAACGGTACAAAGGACGACAGAAAACGATCTCAATTAAATGGAGCATTGATTATACACCGGATTAGCTAGGACCTTCTATTCTACGATTTTCAAGACTGTTTTATGCCTTTTATAATATTAACGTgtgttttcaattatttttcatcaacTAACTTTCTACTATTAATGCAATTGTTATTCCATTGCAAATGAAAGCGCTACTAAACAGATATTTCAAAACGCCACTTATCTGCATAACTTcacacatgatgatgacgttcaATATAACTTGCATTTGTAGTACACTACCATAACGTATCTTTGGGGTATATGAGATTCAGAACAcgatttaaaaacattttcttaaaaaaatgtGCTAGTTATAGCGTGTGTTTGTCAGAAGCACTGCTCCATTGATTTTACAAGAAGAAATGCGAATCTTATTTGGATAGATATCATGGTGCCATGCCCGAGCAGAGCAAACGTGTAATTTGCACAGTTTAGAAGACACTGCCATTTTGCTGCCAGGACTTTTTCTGGTcttggaaaaaagaaaatgagcaGCTGAAAAGACTGCACTGCTCTGCTCGGTCAGGATTTGTGTCAAATGCAAGGAGAACGGGTAGAACCTTTAGGAGTTAAGTAAACAACCGTCCCTCGACGCTTAAAAAACTGGGAATAATCCACAACATGCCATATTCCACTCGAATTGCAAGAAGGGTCGGTTAGAGAGGCAAAATAGTGGATTCGTTTTCGAGAATcgtaaatggaaaatgttctggataaagctgaAATAGGTGGTAGTAAAACAGATTCATCCTTACTAAAATAAGACATTCGTTGggcattttttttactgttaTTACGGTGTGATATGAAAGGATCAGTCGGGTACATGAACTATTCATAAATGGTAAAACTTTGGGGAGCAAACGCTATCAtcaccaatcatcatcagaagCATTTTTTGATTAGAGAAGTACCAGGATGTGCTGCAAAAGCTATCAAAAACTGTTTCGAAAAATCACAACATCATCTCTTTTTTAGAAGTTATTCGGTTACGTAAATGAATATAGGAATTGTTGTGCATGCAGTCAAGTATTAAAGTACCAAAATGTTAATGAGTAAATTTTTTTATCGCCCATACTATGCTAACATGTGCTTAGAAAATCTCAAATCGTTGCGCTACATATGTAGAAATTGTTGTCATGTTTCCATCACGGACTGCAGGTCAAGCACGATCATTAAAAAGGATCTCCTAAATGTCCCAACATCCACGAGGAAATATCAATTATTAACAATACACCCACACAAATGATGGGCGTATTGTTAATTGGATCGcacaaaatccaaaaaccactGTTATCAACGGATAAAATCCGTTATCAACGTGAGTTACACAGAGCGAGTAGAAAAGTCTAGTTCCGTGAAGTACAATGCTGTTGATATTAAAATCATCGTACTGacgaccgcacacacacccttcaGGCAGAAAACAGACATAACGAGCAACATCGAGAGCAGGCGTACCCGGGGCGGTCGCCACCATTAAACAATTGCTCTCGATACAAACCAGCGATTACAGCTTCCAGTATCGGCCTCAGTGGCCCCATTTTTCATGCTTAATTTCATCGCTCCATGCCCTTAATGCCCCGCACACGCGGCGCAGCGGCGTGGATGTTCCCCAACTCGAGGACAATAATTCGTGGAATAATTAGTGATAAGCAGTAAGGCACGATGTTTCCCCATCTCCTTGTCGCCGAATGTCGATAGCCTGTTATGTTTTATCGGGGTGGCACggtgaaataaaacattcaaaccaATTCCACGGGTCACGGGTAAAGCttccgtgagtgtgtgcgcttgGTGGCCATGTTTCACCCCGCGAACTCCGAACAAATGCAActcccactgctgctgctgctgctggatcgctTCGTACGGTTCTACGGTTAGAGGAATGTTCgaatacgtgtgtgtgtgtatactgAAGGGATGTTAAATAGTCAAATTAATCCATTCAATTACATCCTGCCCATCAGACTGCGTCCTCCACGGTTCGTCGTGCTGTTATTTCAACCTCACCACTCGACGCTAGGTTGACACTCTTCATCCAACGTCCaaatctgctgctgttgctgttgctgctgctcctgtctgATGGTACTttgagcagcaaaagcaaaaaacagcTGTCGATAAACAACTCGGAGGTACGATTTTGGAAGCAGTGCAATCGGGGCTTTGGGGATGGTTTTGTGGAAAAGTGGTGGACACTCTACATGCTGGCTAGACcatgatcaccaccaccatcaccaccaccaccatgactGGCGACAAACTCTAGCGGGGCCCCAGATCCCCAGGATTGTATAATGTGTTCAACGCGCAACCCCATAAGCAACCCCTACCCCGCACCTGCTTCGCCCGTTGGTCAGACCGGATTTTTAGGGTTGGAATCTCTAAATGCCActgagggctgctgctgctgctgctgctgctcatcgatgCGTTCTGCCCGGGTCATCCGAACTGTTAGCTCAGCCCCATTCGCTTAGCTGGTGAGCTCAGCTGGGCACAACGGTCGGGATGTGCTGTATGTGTATCACCGTTGTGGGGAGGGAAAGCATGGGACacatacgtacgtacgtacgtacgtgtgcaTTCGATGAACGAACAAGCGTATGTGCCCGTGTGCAGTCGAGCGGTTAGAGCGGGTTGAGGTTCATTGAGGTGTATAATTAAACGTACATTTAATGATGCTGCACAGGCTTCACAGGCACAGgggctcttcttcttctatccgGGCTTCCATCTCTGCCATTCTCTCGCCCCGAGAGGGACCTAGaatgtccctttttcccccgggggtggttgaAGCGCTTATCATTCGTCTGTGTCAAGATTTTTCGAAAACGTTTTGTTATCGTACCACACCACCGCACTGGACATTAGTAGCACCCCGTAGGAGGCACAATTCGCTCAGGAGGCGACGCTCAGCAGATCGTTCTCGTGAAATGTTGCATAATTTGCAAAACTCCTATggacccaccaccagcaagcgaTGAACCCCACTTTTGGCCCACAAATACAGTTCCAAAACCCCGGAATGAGGTGCCGCGTACACCGGCATGACCATCTGAGTATCATGCAGCGCTCATCAGTCCAGGGGACTAACGCCATCCGTTTTGCCATAATTATGGAATGTTCTCGCCGAAGTCTCGCCAGGCACGTACGAGGCCGGGGTCGGGGTGgatggatttatttttaatttcatcccgCTGCACTCCACCTCACAGTGCACTGAGATTGCACAATCGCGTGTCGAAGTCGAGAAAGTGAGTGCAGTCTCTGTGCTTGCCGTAGAGGAGTTCCGGAGGAGCGAAACGGGACCGAAAACTTGGAAGCCGGAACTGCGGAAcgaaataaatcaatttgcatcACTAATCGAATAAACTCATCTTCGCTctcgtgtgtgttgtgttcgtATGTGGCAACCATTTttatccccctcccctttcaaAGTTCTTCGATGCGTGTCGTATATATGCACATAACGTGGACTacgtgcgctcgtgtgtgtgtgtgtatgatgcgACAGATAATATAATCATACCCGGTGGCTGTAGATACAATAAATTCCTCGAAATTCCTTCCTTTACTGGCCGCAAGCCTCGGATGTGCTTCTATGTAAATATCTGTGATACTTGCGTTAACTCAGAGCTCAGAGCCACAACCTTAGGTCTTATCAGTTGCAAATTGATGCCGTAGCCCTTTAGGCAACTGCTCCACGGTGCAACATGCACCCACCctcgggggtggtggtggtggtgcggttttgTAATGCCTTGGGGACGTGTAGCAAGTCCTCCGAGAGCCCCGAGAGCCAGGGacatcttctgcttcgttgCTGCTCACTAATGCAGATTATGGTTTTATTCGAGGAATATACACAGGAGACTGGACTTGACTAACTGGGCCGAGCTGAGGGGGTATAATGCCCCTAGCTCGCCTCGGTTGGGCCAGCTCATGCGATATTCATGCAATTTGCCGTTCCTGTACCGAACGGTAACCGCTAATAGCGAAGAAAGGGGGATTATTTGTCTTGGAttgttaaattttaaatgACCCACAATGTACGTGTTGCTTATTGATGTTGCCTACCCACCCGGTTAAGCTGCTCGGATctgattgatgatgacgattctGGGTCAATCctatcgaatcgaatggcGAGCGACCGAAAGACTTGCTCATTCGGTAATGGATGTTCGATGTaaatggaattaattaaaaggaTTTGCAGGGATTTTGTTtgactacaaaaaaaaaaaaacacacacacacacacagggatgCGGAGAAAATGTAGCTAATGTGGTGGACCTCCTCCGAGGTAAGGCATCGCCTACTACAAATCACGCGGAAGTTGTTTAACTGGATCGGATTGAACCGTCCAGTGATCATCAATGACAACTAGCAGCCGGATGCGCTATCATTTTGTGTcccatttttgtttcatttcgcatTTCGCATTTCTCCCCGCCCGCCATTCACTTACCTTTACCCTTCGTCCTTACGGCCAGCTCCTCGGTGAACGCTCCGATGCCGACCTTGTTGTGTGCATTGATCTTGAGGAGGTACTGAGTGCCACACTTGAGCCCGTTCAGTGTGTATGCGACCTGATCGCTCGGAATGGCGACGTTCGACCAGGTGCCGGTGATGGTACGGTAGTACAGTGTGTAGCCCTGTATCGGTGCACCCCCGTCGCTGGCCACCTCCCACGTGACGCGCAAACTGTCGAACGATGTGTACTGCACCGAGAGCTGCGTCACGTTCGGTGTCTGCAGGGCAATCAGCGTGTAGTGGATTTCATCCTCACCGAACAGGTTCTTGGCGGAGCAGGTAAAATTACCCGCGATCTGCGGCTCGACGCTGTGTATCTTGAGAAAGCCCTGCGAGATGACGTAGTACTGGCTGAAGGTGACCGCTTGGTCCTTGGTGAGCCAGCGTGTCCTCGGTGTCGGATTACCGACGGCGACACACTCCAACACCAGACTGACGCCTACCGGCACCTTGAGTAGCCTCGAGAAGGAAGCGATTTTGGCGGGTGGACGTGGATTGGTCGTTTGTGAGACGACCTGCGTTGGATCACCTTCACCTTTGGCCGTTGCCGCGGTTACCCAGAAGTCGTACTTGTTGTTTTCACTCAAGCCCCGCACCTCAAACATCGATGGTCGTCCGCTTTCATCGACGCGCACAATATTATCTGCGAAAACGGCGAGAATTCGAGagagaaatgtgtgtgtgtgtgtgggtttgtgtgggaaagacaaacaaacaagacaGATGGCGAACGGTGAACGGCAATTACGGGCTTTGGGAATGCTCGGCGTGGTTCGCGAGTGGAAAAGGAGGATGGGTGGGACCATCGGGGATAAGTATACGTACGTTTGGCTGATCCCTTCTTCCCATGGTCCTTGCCGTACACGGTGTAGTGAGTGATGATGCCGTTCGGATGCACCGGCGGTAACCACGAGACCAGAATCGAATCCGCAGTCAAGGTGAGCGCTTTGATGCCGGCCGGTGCTTCTGGTACTGGAGGTCATGGAGGAAAAAACCGCGAATAACGTGCGGAAGTGAACAGAACACGTAGAAAAGTTAGTATTAGCTCGGTCGTTGATTacattttgggtttttggcatTGGCCCGACCAAGGCGTACCCCGCGCTGGAAATGAACATTCGGACGTCGTGATCCAGCTCTCTAACCACGTTATTCTTCGTGATTGTAAAGTTGGTTTAGAGGAATGTTTTGTGGTTCAGCGTCAGTATTTAAGGAACAAAACTGAAGTGGTTCAATTTATAGATTTCCTGGTACTTTTGGTATTGTAAACGTGAattttactgaaatgttctgCAGTAACGATTCggtgttttaaattattttttagttTATCTGATACAAAATGTTTATTCAAAATATTTGCACGATATCCGTTGAAATCAATCTCGGGGAAACATGTAGCATCGTACATTGTGGAAAAAGTATGTGCGTTCAATCATTAAATGAAGTCATTACCGTAAAATTTACAAATCTTAAAAGTACGTAATaagtgtaaaaaaaagtatgttAAAAGTATGTAATAAAAGTAACCCAATGTTAGGTTATTCGTAATTTGCAAGATAAATGCAAGTAGAAATACCAGAAACATCGGAATCGGCAACAAACAAGTTTTTCTTGCGGTACgaaaattataaaaatcaTTAGACAGTGAATCtcgaacaaaacaatcaaGGGTCTGCGACGCTACGTGTTTCGATGTGGTTTACGTAATTAGTACAGGAATTTAGTTTATAGTATTACAAATTACCCTAGCCTTATAGATATTGTATAATTGATCTTGATGTGGGTTTAGAAAGCTTCAATAATTGAATACgttaatatttttaatattgCATTGATGTTAATCTTAAAACATCAATTTCCCCATCACAGGTACACCGAAACCATCAATAAAAAAATTTGCAATCGACTGGAGGAACTTTTATCATGCATCCAGTTGCTGAATGAAATGCATCTTTCGTTCacgaaatatttaaaacatttccatGGAACAAACATTTATGTCAGTTATCCTATGTAAATGTTATGGACAAATGAACGCCACGTTTGGCACAACCGAAACTGTATTCCATTCCACGGTTGCGTACGCGAATTGTTATCATCGAAATGACTTGGTTGGATGGTTAGATTAGATTATATGCATGTAGCATATTAATGTTGCCTATTAATAGGCGATGCCATTGCCCCATCGCCTCGCCGAAGGTTGAAATGCTTTTATAGTGTACTATCCTGCCGACATTGGGCATTCATATCGGTCGGTGTTCGCGCACCGTACGGTGCACTCGCTGATGATCAAAGCCAACGCGAGGCGAACGGCAACGGGCATCGGGTGTGAACGGGCATCGCGAGtatgccgagtgccgagtgcaaatgcaaatgcatatCATTAAACATATTGGTCCAATGGGACGAGCGAAACGAACCGGTGAAACGATAACTTACCATCCTCCTCGGTCGCACAGTAGACGGGAACGCTCGCCACACCATCGCCCGAGAGCGTGAAGCTGAGCACCTGTATGGAGTAGTTGGTGGCCTTCATCAGCGCATGCAGATAGGTTTCCAAATTCGACGTACGCTTGATCTCGAATGGATACACAAATTCGTCtgcgagatgagatgagatatGATTACTGCTATTGCTCTTAGGCACCGGCAACCTTGGGCCACCTTGGTGCCGGTACCGCCGGACGGCGGCCGATACTTACTGTTTTTCGTGAGCGGTCGATAGAGGATTTTGTAGCCCTGCAGTACACCATTGTGGAACTGGGGCGGTGGTTCCTGCCACTGCACCTTGATGCTCTGCGAGGACAGACTTGCACACGAGACATTCTGTGGTTCCGCTTCCGGAGCATCCTCGAGCGTCGTACCGTAGACGACGCTACTCCACGGGCCCGGTGCGATGCTGTTGTAAGTACGTATCCGTAGGGCGTACCGCGTGAACTTCTTGAGCCTCGCCAGGGACGTCTTGGTAGTGGCCCAACCGTGCACCGTTACCGTGGTGTTGGAGATGTTGCCCGGACTCGCGATAAAGTTGATGTTAGTTCGCTCCTCgacacagctcaccgtataaCCGAGCAGCTCACCATTCCAGGTGCCCCGGTTCGGTATCTGCCAGGTGAGGACGAGTTCGCCCATGGCGCCCGCCTTGACTTTCAGCCCACCCGGTGCCTCGCTCGGTGCTTCCTCCTGCGTtcgcaccgccaccggtggcgtGAACGTCGAACACTCAATTTCGTTAATGGCCAGCATGCGCAGCAGGTACTGGGTGGCGGGCAGTAGACCCCCGAGACTGGTCTCATCTCGCACACCGCCATCGATGCTGCTAATGGTAATTGGGTTGATGGAAATTTCATGCCGAggatgacaacaacaacaacaacgggacgTCGGACCCCGTCCCTGGATCCCCAAGCTCGCTGGCCAGCTGGCAACACCTGAcactcaacagccagccagccaacgagccagccagcgagctagGGGACCCCGATTCGAGACCCCGTGACCTACCTTTTGATCATGTTCACCTTCGAAAAGGTGACGTTCACCGTCTGCGAGCTCTCCCAGAAGGTCGCATCGGACCGGAGTACCGCCGGTGCACTGTCGGTCAGGTCCTTGGAGGCCAGCTTCACCGGCTGATACTGCACCAGGTAGCTGAGGACGGGCGACATACCGTCGTACGGGCGCTTCCAGGATAACCGTATACTACGGCTCGTCACTTCCATCACCTCCAGGTCGGACGGAGCGTCCGGGCGCTCCTGGACCGCCAGATAGATGACGTGTTCGCTCGTACCGTACAGGTTCTCCGCGGTACAGACATACTTGCCCGAGTCGTACCGCTCGGTCAGGCTAATCGACAGCTGCGACCGTACGCCGGCACTTTCCTTCATCTCGATAATGTTGTATCTGTCGCCAGATcgggggagagagatagagagcgaggaaggacaaaataattttccctattgccagcagcagcagcaagaacagaGGCTGGCCAGAGGGCTGCTGGTCTGCTTACCGATAGTTGTTGAAATCGATGCGCTGGCTCTTGTGCGTCCAGACGATGTTGATCGGTTCATCGCCGAGCGCCAGACACTCGAGCATGACGGCATCGTTGCGCCGGGCCGATACGTTTTTCACCGGCGACTCAAAGTGCACCGCTTCGTTCACGTCGACGTGGATGATCTTTTTCAGGCTGTTCCCAATCCCGTTGGCCGCTTCGCACATATAATATCCTGCAAAGAATGAtgatgtgttgttg
This sequence is a window from Anopheles darlingi chromosome 3, idAnoDarlMG_H_01, whole genome shotgun sequence. Protein-coding genes within it:
- the LOC125957561 gene encoding Down syndrome cell adhesion molecule-like protein Dscam2 isoform X2 — encoded protein: MDVIQTVASRSLPGILQYITLAILIKETGNALSSENLQMPNFLHELPSSIIFSNDTGSSQLVCQAYGGPQMIIQWILKDGSVVSSVPGLRQALPNGTLYFPPFAGHLFRTDVHDTTYRCRISYSYYVLLSHDIRVRAVVRQPYEVKVESADVTLGNTAFLKCFISPHVREFVHVSSWYGEKEILLPGRSDIGTRYVVTTPGGELCIRNVNEEDRLKRFSCVTVDTLTGERKTSEAVLLTLKDNTPNMAPSTSQKSVSELSIGKGSSVQLPCNVQGSPVPSFSWFRISDTGSLYTVPSSQRIVPSQSLLFIRNADERDAGRWICKAFNQFGEQKLEMHLTVSNELMAHIHPQIQIINSGSSALLNCSIFGGEVNKIEWFHNGQELFANGRSERSVSLLSANTLKIDRVSKKDQGIYQCIVSNARSSAQGASELKLGESPPEISYGFVEQNVRPAAYISLKCSASGSPPPQFVWLLDYQPILDVSSLHRYTMDQFLDINSQVTTHLNISHVHSDDGGLYTCAATNSMGTAAHKARLNVHGPPYVRAIGPITAVAGEPIELHCAYSGYPIQSVRWIRGGNELVSGTRYSVADVKHGGYLKIYTVDPAQDRGPYTCIVTGPTGDEGRRELQLVVHSPPVIEPFSFPKVMKVGGRAQLTCSVSAGDMPIYFSWKKDGISIAPDLHISEKKEEFFSLLVLKDITARHSGRYTCFATNTAAQTSYTAELLVQVPPAWTQEPHDIAVVLGHPIVIPCEADGFPQPKITWFRGKGKVSTDFHSIPSKNNSLSINYATSPDAGYYMCEAANGIGNSLKKIIHVDVNEAVHFESPVKNVSARRNDAVMLECLALGDEPINIVWTHKSQRIDFNNYRYNIIEMKESAGVRSQLSISLTERYDSGKYVCTAENLYGTSEHVIYLAVQERPDAPSDLEVMEVTSRSIRLSWKRPYDGMSPVLSYLVQYQPVKLASKDLTDSAPAVLRSDATFWESSQTVNVTFSKVNMIKSIDGGVRDETSLGGLLPATQYLLRMLAINEIECSTFTPPVAVRTQEEAPSEAPGGLKVKAGAMGELVLTWQIPNRGTWNGELLGYTVSCVEERTNINFIASPGNISNTTVTVHGWATTKTSLARLKKFTRYALRIRTYNSIAPGPWSSVVYGTTLEDAPEAEPQNVSCASLSSQSIKVQWQEPPPQFHNGVLQGYKILYRPLTKNNEFVYPFEIKRTSNLETYLHALMKATNYSIQVLSFTLSGDGVASVPVYCATEEDVPEAPAGIKALTLTADSILVSWLPPVHPNGIITHYTVYGKDHGKKGSAKHNIVRVDESGRPSMFEVRGLSENNKYDFWVTAATAKGEGDPTQVVSQTTNPRPPAKIASFSRLLKVPVGVSLVLECVAVGNPTPRTRWLTKDQAVTFSQYYVISQGFLKIHSVEPQIAGNFTCSAKNLFGEDEIHYTLIALQTPNVTQLSVQYTSFDSLRVTWEVASDGGAPIQGYTLYYRTITGTWSNVAIPSDQVAYTLNGLKCGTQYLLKINAHNKVGIGAFTEELAVRTKGKAPQIPEERELFSTNSTCLNLFLTYWLNGGCPISHFAIEYRRLHTPFWTIVSSDLSGTDQHSNGSISFCDFVPGTWYELKITSNNDAGKTMAQYNFATLTQTGERVPPPEYKAMEEESNDTDLLQQEEFQWLQSTIMIVTIIVVVLCLVVVAKYRGILCFTSNADRYSTQTLSADLSLKEQSENIRNQQVYSASPVKVINNKDENSEMYEISPYATFNASTGRLCKEPRNLNPSNIDYSLQFRTFGHPECELNATAYPLLESTGHMPGHIKGKSSWHKQQFYNTDETPLNLPSSTKSIATKWDDGALRRMGQRNFGPSNYSESDSSSPINEFSNAPTFRIPSNKTPCPNILHHESSTESIKELSPVRDHRVATPRHVQAASAKGHFGHQLRTAKDNHCLDMQPSSSTHR
- the LOC125957561 gene encoding Down syndrome cell adhesion molecule-like protein Dscam2 isoform X1, whose protein sequence is MDVIQTVASRSLPGILQYITLAILIKETGNALSSENLQMPNFLHELPSSIIFSNDTGSSQLVCQAYGGPQMIIQWILKDGSVVSSVPGLRQALPNGTLYFPPFAGHLFRTDVHDTTYRCRISYSYYVLLSHDIRVRAVVRQPYEVKVESADVTLGNTAFLKCFISPHVREFVHVSSWYGEKEILLPGRSDIGTRYVVTTPGGELCIRNVNEEDRLKRFSCVTVDTLTGERKTSEAVLLTLKDNTPNMAPSTSQKSVSELSIGKGSSVQLPCNVQGSPVPSFSWFRISDTGSLYTVPSSQRIVPSQSLLFIRNADERDAGRWICKAFNQFGEQKLEMHLTVSNELMAHIHPQIQIINSGSSALLNCSIFGGEVNKIEWFHNGQELFANGRSERSVSLLSANTLKIDRVSKKDQGIYQCIVSNARSSAQGASELKLGESPPEISYGFVEQNVRPAAYISLKCSASGSPPPQFVWLLDYQPILDVSSLHRYTMDQFLDINSQVTTHLNISHVHSDDGGLYTCAATNSMGTAAHKARLNVHGPPYVRAIGPITAVAGEPIELHCAYSGYPIQSVRWIRGGNELVSGTRYSVADVKHGGYLKIYTVDPAQDRGPYTCIVTGPTGDEGRRELQLVVHSPPVIEPFSFPKVMKVGGRAQLTCSVSAGDMPIYFSWKKDGISIAPDLHISEKKEEFFSLLVLKDITARHSGRYTCFATNTAAQTSYTAELLVQVPPAWTQEPHDIAVVLGHPIVIPCEADGFPQPKITWFRGKGKVSTDFHSIPSKNNSLSINYATSPDAGYYMCEAANGIGNSLKKIIHVDVNEAVHFESPVKNVSARRNDAVMLECLALGDEPINIVWTHKSQRIDFNNYRYNIIEMKESAGVRSQLSISLTERYDSGKYVCTAENLYGTSEHVIYLAVQERPDAPSDLEVMEVTSRSIRLSWKRPYDGMSPVLSYLVQYQPVKLASKDLTDSAPAVLRSDATFWESSQTVNVTFSKVNMIKSIDGGVRDETSLGGLLPATQYLLRMLAINEIECSTFTPPVAVRTQEEAPSEAPGGLKVKAGAMGELVLTWQIPNRGTWNGELLGYTVSCVEERTNINFIASPGNISNTTVTVHGWATTKTSLARLKKFTRYALRIRTYNSIAPGPWSSVVYGTTLEDAPEAEPQNVSCASLSSQSIKVQWQEPPPQFHNGVLQGYKILYRPLTKNNEFVYPFEIKRTSNLETYLHALMKATNYSIQVLSFTLSGDGVASVPVYCATEEDVPEAPAGIKALTLTADSILVSWLPPVHPNGIITHYTVYGKDHGKKGSAKHNIVRVDESGRPSMFEVRGLSENNKYDFWVTAATAKGEGDPTQVVSQTTNPRPPAKIASFSRLLKVPVGVSLVLECVAVGNPTPRTRWLTKDQAVTFSQYYVISQGFLKIHSVEPQIAGNFTCSAKNLFGEDEIHYTLIALQTPNVTQLSVQYTSFDSLRVTWEVASDGGAPIQGYTLYYRTITGTWSNVAIPSDQVAYTLNGLKCGTQYLLKINAHNKVGIGAFTEELAVRTKGKAPQIPEERELFSTNSTCLNLFLTYWLNGGCPISHFAIEYRRLHTPFWTIVSSDLSGTDQHSNGSISFCDFVPGTWYELKITSNNDAGKTMAQYNFATLTQTGERVPPPEYKAMEEESNDTDLLQQEEFQWLQSTIMIVTIIVVVLCLVVVAKYRGILCFTSNADRYSTQTLSADLSLKEQSENIRNQQVYSASPVKVINNKDENSEMYEISPYATFNASTGRLCKEPRNLNPSNIDYSLQFRTFGHPECELNATAYPLLESTGHMPGHIKGKSSWHKQQFYNTDETPLNLPSSTKSIATKWDDGALRRMGQRNFGPSNYSESDSSSPINEFSNAPTFRIPSNKTPCPNILHHESSTESIKELSPVRDHRVATPRHVQAASAKGHFGHQLRTAKDNHCLDMQPSSSTHRYHNKTYVTAADFSETESDRERALDLEVQRAMEKAIRQDECKSSTR